In a genomic window of Tenuifilum sp. 4138str:
- the prmC gene encoding peptide chain release factor N(5)-glutamine methyltransferase: MEHITLSGILNHVSRSLSGSFNENELHTIKKYIAEAVLNVPYHQVFINKHHEVKHEDVQEVERIISELISGKPLQYAIGLAYFSDLVLKVTPSVLIPRPETEELVSLIVKENRIVAPRILDVGTGSGCIALALAKHIPDASVTAIDISTDALDVAQHNAKSNNLNVNFFHGDILQPTVLDGYTFDIIVSNPPYIRDSEKVLMNRNVLDFEPHIALFVPDSDPLKFYRAIALHSVRCLETSGWLWFEINEALGSEIVNLLKSLGFGNVLLIDDFRGKPRFVKAQKCNP; the protein is encoded by the coding sequence ATGGAGCATATCACCCTTAGCGGTATACTTAATCATGTTTCCAGGAGTCTTAGTGGAAGTTTCAATGAGAACGAACTACACACCATAAAAAAGTACATAGCAGAGGCGGTGTTAAATGTTCCATACCATCAAGTGTTTATAAACAAGCATCATGAGGTTAAGCACGAGGATGTTCAAGAGGTTGAACGAATCATTTCTGAACTCATAAGCGGTAAGCCATTGCAATACGCCATTGGTTTGGCTTACTTTTCCGACTTGGTTTTAAAGGTTACGCCCTCGGTTCTTATTCCGCGCCCCGAAACCGAAGAGCTGGTGTCGTTAATTGTGAAGGAGAATAGGATTGTTGCCCCAAGAATTCTTGATGTAGGAACAGGAAGCGGTTGTATTGCCCTTGCTTTAGCAAAGCATATTCCCGATGCAAGCGTTACCGCAATCGATATTTCCACCGATGCCCTTGATGTGGCGCAGCACAATGCAAAATCAAATAATTTGAATGTGAATTTTTTTCATGGTGATATTTTACAACCCACAGTGCTCGACGGTTATACCTTCGATATCATTGTTAGCAATCCGCCCTACATTAGGGATTCGGAAAAGGTGCTAATGAACAGGAATGTACTGGACTTTGAGCCGCACATTGCTCTGTTTGTCCCCGATTCCGACCCCTTAAAGTTCTACCGAGCAATAGCCCTACACTCCGTTAGGTGTTTGGAAACTTCGGGCTGGCTTTGGTTTGAGATTAATGAGGCTCTCGGTTCAGAGATTGTTAACCTTTTAAAATCATTAGGATTTGGTAATGTTTTGCTGATTGACGATTTTAGAGGCAAACCCCGATTTGTAAAAGCCCAAAAGTGTAACCCATGA
- the ribD gene encoding bifunctional diaminohydroxyphosphoribosylaminopyrimidine deaminase/5-amino-6-(5-phosphoribosylamino)uracil reductase RibD, translating to MENADVHRKYMARCLELALGGQGNVAPNPMVGAVIVHNNQIIGEGFHAMYGQAHAEVNAINSVQNKELLKESTLYVSLEPCSHYGKTPPCTDRIVEYEIPRVVIATTDPNPKVAGRGIEILRQNGKEVIVGVLENEAIELNRRFITFHTKNRPYVILKWAQTMDGFIDKKREPNEPVGSNWITNELARSLVHRWRSEEQAVLVGTNTVEKDNPQLNVRNWSGRSPIRVVVDRKLRLPLNSNVFDGSQPTLLVTGNNSSALARKSEFTGIDNLEIITIDFVKGVEAQILKELAEREILSVIIEGGAMLLNSFIQKNLWDEARMFVGNKFFGEGVKAPTLKGKMVSYDEIGDSRLFVYRNE from the coding sequence ATGGAGAATGCCGATGTTCACCGTAAATACATGGCCCGATGCCTTGAACTTGCCTTGGGTGGGCAAGGTAATGTTGCACCAAATCCTATGGTTGGTGCTGTTATTGTTCATAATAACCAAATAATTGGAGAGGGTTTTCACGCCATGTACGGGCAAGCCCATGCTGAGGTGAATGCAATTAATTCGGTTCAGAACAAGGAGTTACTCAAAGAATCAACACTATACGTTTCGCTTGAGCCATGCTCACACTATGGCAAAACCCCACCCTGCACCGACAGGATTGTTGAATACGAAATTCCCCGCGTGGTGATTGCCACCACCGACCCTAACCCCAAGGTAGCCGGAAGGGGGATTGAGATACTTAGACAAAACGGCAAGGAAGTTATAGTAGGTGTACTGGAGAACGAGGCCATTGAGCTTAATAGACGGTTTATTACCTTCCATACCAAGAACCGACCCTATGTAATTTTGAAATGGGCTCAAACCATGGATGGTTTTATTGATAAAAAGAGGGAACCCAATGAACCTGTAGGCTCAAACTGGATAACCAATGAGCTGGCACGTTCACTTGTTCACCGCTGGCGCAGCGAGGAACAGGCTGTGCTTGTTGGAACTAACACGGTGGAAAAGGATAATCCCCAGCTTAACGTACGGAACTGGAGTGGACGTTCACCAATACGCGTGGTTGTTGACCGCAAGTTGCGCTTGCCCCTTAACTCCAATGTGTTTGATGGAAGCCAGCCAACCCTACTTGTTACCGGAAACAATAGTAGCGCTTTGGCCCGAAAAAGTGAGTTTACAGGAATCGATAATCTGGAGATTATAACCATTGACTTTGTAAAAGGCGTAGAGGCTCAAATACTTAAGGAATTAGCAGAAAGGGAAATACTTTCAGTAATAATTGAGGGCGGAGCAATGCTACTCAACAGCTTTATACAGAAAAACCTTTGGGACGAAGCCCGAATGTTTGTGGGCAATAAGTTCTTTGGCGAAGGGGTTAAAGCCCCTACCCTCAAGGGTAAAATGGTATCGTACGATGAAATTGGCGATAGCAGGCTGTTTGTGTATAGGAACGAGTAA